One Psychrobacillus glaciei genomic region harbors:
- a CDS encoding argininosuccinate synthase, with the protein MNKKIVLAYSGGLDTSVAITWLKDEGYDVVAVCLDVGEGKDLEFVKNKALEVGAIESYMIDAREEFANEYALISLQAHTWYENKYPLVSALSRPLISKKLVEIAEQTGATAVAHGCTGKGNDQVRFEVSIKALNPSLEVIAPVREWSWSREEEIAYAKEKNIPIPINLDSPFSIDQNLWGRASECGILEDPWAAPPADAYDLTVALEDAPDTAEIIEIEFINGVPIALDGVEYKLYELILKLNDLAGKHGVGRIDHVENRLVGIKSREVYEIPGAHTLLLAHKELEDITLVKELAHFKPVMEKKLTELIYEGLWFSPLRTALEAFLKETQVYVNGTVRVKLFKGHAIVEGRKSPNSLYDEKLATYTADDEFNHASAVGFIELWGLPTKVHAMVNKGAGKVKA; encoded by the coding sequence ATGAATAAAAAAATCGTTTTAGCATATTCAGGTGGTCTAGATACTTCCGTAGCAATTACATGGTTGAAAGACGAGGGATATGACGTTGTTGCAGTCTGTCTAGACGTCGGAGAAGGCAAAGATCTAGAATTCGTAAAAAACAAAGCACTAGAAGTTGGTGCTATTGAAAGTTATATGATTGATGCAAGAGAAGAATTTGCGAATGAATATGCATTGATTTCTTTACAAGCTCATACATGGTACGAAAATAAATACCCACTTGTTTCTGCACTATCTCGTCCGTTAATTTCTAAAAAGTTAGTGGAAATTGCAGAACAAACTGGAGCAACTGCTGTAGCTCATGGTTGTACAGGTAAAGGGAATGACCAAGTTCGTTTTGAGGTTTCTATTAAAGCATTGAATCCAAGTTTAGAAGTAATTGCACCCGTTCGTGAATGGAGCTGGAGTCGTGAGGAAGAAATTGCATACGCAAAAGAAAAAAATATTCCCATTCCAATTAATCTAGATAGTCCATTCTCTATTGACCAAAATCTTTGGGGACGTGCAAGTGAATGTGGTATTTTAGAAGATCCATGGGCAGCACCTCCAGCAGATGCATACGATTTAACAGTTGCATTGGAAGATGCTCCCGATACTGCAGAAATTATTGAAATCGAATTTATTAATGGTGTTCCAATTGCGCTTGATGGTGTGGAATACAAACTATACGAATTAATATTAAAATTAAATGATTTAGCAGGGAAACACGGAGTTGGTCGTATCGATCACGTAGAAAACCGTCTTGTCGGGATTAAATCACGTGAAGTATATGAAATTCCAGGAGCTCATACATTACTTCTTGCACATAAGGAATTAGAAGATATTACACTAGTAAAAGAATTGGCTCACTTTAAACCAGTAATGGAGAAAAAATTGACGGAACTTATTTATGAAGGTCTTTGGTTCTCTCCATTAAGAACTGCTTTAGAAGCATTCTTAAAAGAAACACAAGTATATGTAAACGGTACAGTTCGTGTGAAATTATTTAAAGGACATGCAATTGTAGAAGGACGTAAATCACCGAACTCTCTATATGATGAAAAACTTGCTACTTACACAGCAGACGATGAATTTAACC
- a CDS encoding NADH:flavin oxidoreductase/NADH oxidase translates to MSNLFSPITLKGLTLKNKIVMAPMCQYSVEAKDGAPNDWHYVHYVSRAVGGTGLIILEMTDVEPDGRITDFDLGLWSDEQIPAYERIVHEVHKYDAKIGIQIAHAGRKATDAKQPVGSSEIPVDVDWKIPRALTTEEVQAMILKFKDAARRAVLAGFDTIELHGAHGYLIHQFHSPAINNRTDEYGKDLSKFGVEVIQAVRSVMPKEMPLLFRISAVEYMDNGYGLEHSLEIAKKYKDAGVDVFHVSSGGEATPGKIKPTNTPGYQVPFAEAYKEALNVPVIAVGILEDPNLAEKVIEKDQADLVAIGRGMLKDPYWALHAEEVITGKTVPPTPYKRGF, encoded by the coding sequence ATGTCAAATTTATTTTCGCCTATTACACTAAAAGGACTTACATTAAAGAATAAAATTGTAATGGCCCCTATGTGTCAGTATTCAGTAGAGGCAAAAGATGGTGCCCCAAATGATTGGCATTATGTACATTATGTTTCTAGAGCAGTTGGAGGAACAGGACTTATTATTCTAGAAATGACTGACGTTGAGCCAGATGGGAGAATTACTGATTTCGATTTAGGTTTATGGTCAGATGAGCAAATTCCTGCATATGAAAGAATCGTCCATGAAGTACATAAATATGATGCGAAAATTGGAATTCAAATTGCACATGCCGGTAGAAAAGCAACAGATGCTAAGCAACCTGTTGGCTCATCTGAAATTCCTGTAGATGTAGATTGGAAGATACCAAGAGCTCTAACAACCGAAGAAGTTCAAGCAATGATTTTAAAATTTAAAGATGCTGCAAGGCGTGCAGTATTAGCAGGATTCGATACGATTGAACTCCACGGAGCACATGGATATTTAATTCATCAATTCCACTCACCAGCGATTAATAATAGAACCGATGAATACGGAAAAGACTTGTCCAAATTTGGAGTAGAAGTAATTCAAGCAGTTCGAAGTGTTATGCCTAAAGAAATGCCACTCCTATTCCGCATATCAGCTGTTGAGTATATGGACAATGGATACGGACTGGAGCACTCATTAGAAATTGCTAAAAAGTATAAAGATGCAGGAGTTGATGTATTCCATGTTTCAAGTGGTGGTGAAGCAACTCCAGGTAAAATAAAACCAACGAATACTCCCGGATACCAAGTTCCGTTTGCTGAAGCATACAAAGAAGCATTAAACGTACCAGTGATTGCAGTAGGCATACTAGAAGATCCGAATCTTGCCGAAAAAGTGATCGAAAAAGACCAAGCTGATCTAGTCGCTATTGGAAGAGGTATGTTAAAGGATCCGTATTGGGCACTTCATGCTGAAGAAGTGATTACCGGTAAAACAGTCCCGCCAACACCCTATAAAAGAGGATTTTAA
- a CDS encoding DUF3888 domain-containing protein, giving the protein MKDTYATSEDILLTLIEPDINTMIKEKYGKQMKWEVSKVLKVGLIVDHTKKESEFWYNVKLAVRLENEKDDSNGN; this is encoded by the coding sequence ATGAAAGATACTTATGCAACAAGTGAGGATATTTTATTAACATTAATAGAACCAGACATCAATACAATGATAAAAGAAAAATACGGAAAACAAATGAAGTGGGAAGTCTCTAAAGTTTTAAAAGTTGGTTTAATCGTGGATCATACTAAAAAGGAATCTGAATTTTGGTATAATGTAAAGTTGGCAGTTAGACTTGAGAATGAAAAAGATGATAGCAATGGTAATTAG
- a CDS encoding helix-turn-helix domain-containing protein — protein sequence MEEINLIIAKNLRAFRESKKLSLEKVAELTGVSKTMIGQIERGESSPTITTIWKIANGLKISFTSLINSPQPDTKIILRSEIQALSEDNGKYRVYPNFPFEDDKRIEVYSVEIEKGGFLSADSHREGTEEFITVFEGELTVRVNNMEYTLRNADSIRFKADRQHTYHNSGETLTRLSMILYYPI from the coding sequence ATGGAAGAAATAAATCTTATCATTGCAAAAAACTTAAGAGCCTTTAGAGAAAGTAAGAAATTAAGTCTTGAAAAGGTGGCAGAATTAACTGGAGTTAGTAAAACGATGATCGGCCAAATAGAAAGGGGTGAATCTAGCCCTACCATTACAACTATTTGGAAAATAGCCAATGGGTTAAAAATTTCTTTTACCTCACTAATAAATAGTCCGCAGCCAGATACAAAAATTATTTTAAGAAGCGAAATTCAAGCATTATCTGAAGACAATGGAAAATATCGAGTCTATCCCAACTTTCCCTTTGAAGATGATAAGCGCATTGAAGTTTATTCAGTCGAGATAGAAAAAGGTGGATTCTTAAGCGCTGATTCGCACAGAGAAGGAACTGAAGAATTCATAACGGTTTTTGAAGGAGAACTAACTGTACGTGTAAATAACATGGAATATACACTAAGAAATGCTGATTCTATTAGATTCAAGGCTGACAGACAACATACCTATCATAATTCAGGAGAAACATTAACTCGATTAAGTATGATCTTATATTATCCAATCTAA
- a CDS encoding AAA family ATPase, protein MKKFVFIFGPQAVGKMTVGQELAKLTGLKLFHNHMTIDLLEPLFGFSPEMWRLTHLFRQEIFQSFSKSDHYGMIFTKVWYFNKQEDWNDVENMCQTMSSQGVDIYFVELEANVEERLKRNRTPHRLEYKPTKRNIEQSEQHLLSTVESCRLNSKNGEIEKENYLRIDNTNLSTEEVAQRIMREFQL, encoded by the coding sequence ATGAAAAAGTTTGTTTTTATATTTGGTCCACAAGCAGTTGGGAAAATGACTGTCGGTCAAGAACTAGCCAAGTTAACAGGCTTAAAGCTATTTCATAACCACATGACTATTGATTTACTAGAGCCACTATTCGGATTTAGTCCAGAAATGTGGAGATTAACGCACTTATTTCGACAGGAAATATTTCAATCATTTTCTAAAAGTGATCATTATGGAATGATTTTTACTAAAGTGTGGTATTTTAATAAACAAGAGGATTGGAATGATGTGGAAAACATGTGTCAAACTATGTCCTCTCAAGGAGTAGATATTTATTTCGTTGAGTTAGAAGCCAACGTAGAAGAAAGATTAAAACGAAATAGGACACCACATAGACTTGAATATAAACCAACTAAAAGAAATATTGAACAATCTGAACAACATTTATTAAGCACCGTAGAAAGTTGTAGGTTGAATTCTAAAAATGGTGAAATAGAAAAGGAAAATTATTTAAGAATAGATAACACTAATTTGAGTACGGAAGAAGTCGCTCAAAGAATAATGAGAGAGTTTCAATTATAG
- a CDS encoding AlkZ-related protein, with the protein MEYKVTTYEDAIDVIEEIGILPLAPLIPNFPSLNTITLPENWHSKTEFDPWIWRTKFPTDGVAAYGKFIKKKSVLVSCQLLPYVKSVLGYAESVEERYFSGNVSKEALDIYKLISQEEGIDTRALRIKAGLKEKDKKRIFKNALLELQGSIDIVISGIQEKRNEAGEKNGWSSTSFETYDSWAVRNRIDTINTDKEESSMYLISFFSNICSIETLKKIEKIFA; encoded by the coding sequence ATGGAATATAAAGTAACAACGTATGAAGATGCCATAGATGTAATAGAAGAGATTGGAATACTTCCACTTGCACCTTTAATACCTAATTTTCCTTCTTTAAACACTATTACTTTGCCAGAAAATTGGCATTCTAAAACAGAGTTTGATCCTTGGATTTGGAGAACAAAATTTCCAACTGATGGGGTTGCGGCTTACGGTAAATTCATTAAGAAAAAATCGGTACTAGTTTCATGTCAGCTTCTTCCATATGTAAAAAGTGTCTTAGGTTATGCTGAATCGGTTGAGGAACGCTATTTTAGTGGAAACGTATCAAAAGAAGCACTTGATATATACAAATTAATTAGCCAAGAGGAAGGGATAGACACAAGGGCATTAAGAATAAAGGCAGGACTAAAGGAGAAGGACAAAAAAAGAATATTTAAGAACGCATTATTAGAATTACAAGGTTCAATAGACATTGTAATTTCAGGTATACAAGAGAAAAGAAATGAAGCCGGTGAAAAGAATGGGTGGAGCAGTACATCATTTGAGACGTATGATTCTTGGGCTGTTAGAAATAGAATAGACACTATAAATACAGACAAAGAAGAATCAAGTATGTATCTTATCTCCTTTTTTTCAAATATATGCAGTATTGAAACCCTAAAGAAAATTGAAAAAATATTTGCATAG
- a CDS encoding GNAT family N-acetyltransferase → MNFKIIEEFDENQLKEVHSLFKNEWWTKERQLPEIRKMIESSGVVIGLIDNDTEELIGFARAITDTLYRAFIFDVIAKENSRNSGIGTILMNSILDHPLVREVDRVELYCPERLVGYYEKFGFSTDVNGSNLMRYKR, encoded by the coding sequence ATGAATTTTAAGATTATTGAGGAATTTGACGAAAACCAATTAAAAGAAGTACATAGTTTATTTAAAAATGAATGGTGGACGAAAGAACGTCAACTTCCAGAAATTAGAAAAATGATTGAGAGCAGCGGAGTTGTAATTGGATTAATAGATAATGATACAGAAGAATTAATTGGATTTGCGAGAGCAATTACAGATACACTTTATCGAGCGTTTATATTTGATGTTATTGCTAAAGAGAATTCCAGAAATAGTGGTATCGGTACCATTTTAATGAACAGTATTTTAGATCACCCACTCGTTAGGGAAGTTGATAGAGTAGAACTATATTGTCCTGAAAGGCTAGTAGGATACTATGAGAAATTCGGTTTCTCAACAGATGTAAATGGAAGTAACTTAATGAGATATAAAAGGTGA
- a CDS encoding nucleoside deaminase, producing MINKDEKFMEVAIKMALQARKDGNEPFGAILVKNNEIVMYGENKINSNCDPTHHAEIGLIRTYCSENNIFNLSEYTLYTSCEPCVMCTGAMVWSNLGKIVYSVSHDQLAKIAGSNIMISCKEVIEKSPNKPAIVEQVLNEEGLKVFEGYTFSN from the coding sequence TTGATAAATAAAGATGAAAAATTTATGGAAGTGGCCATAAAAATGGCTTTACAAGCTAGAAAAGATGGAAATGAACCATTTGGTGCTATCTTAGTAAAAAACAACGAAATTGTAATGTATGGAGAAAATAAAATAAATAGTAATTGTGATCCTACACATCATGCTGAAATAGGGCTTATTCGTACCTATTGCTCTGAGAACAATATTTTTAATCTTAGTGAATATACTTTATATACCAGCTGCGAACCTTGTGTAATGTGCACAGGAGCAATGGTATGGTCTAATTTAGGAAAAATAGTCTATAGTGTTTCACATGACCAACTGGCAAAAATTGCAGGAAGTAATATAATGATTTCATGTAAAGAAGTTATCGAAAAAAGCCCAAATAAGCCTGCAATAGTAGAACAAGTTTTAAATGAAGAAGGGCTAAAAGTATTTGAAGGATATACATTTTCCAATTAA
- a CDS encoding tetratricopeptide repeat protein, with the protein MLNFDTLWDYNHPEETEQKFISLLTEAVESGSNEYLTELLTQIARSQGLQAKYELAHETLDRAESLLNKDLIVARIRYFLERGRVFNSSFRPLDAVPLFLQAWELGIQSGEDDHAVDAAHMLGIAEATSEKRMEWNLKALAYAEKHPKASRWLGSLYNNIGWAKVENGNLEEALELFKRALDFRKDQGNSNSVFIAKWCVAKVLRLLGQVEESFAIQKELLAETKQTTNPDGYVLEEIAECLLLLNRNEEAKQYLSLCYDRLILDDYLVSNNPERIARIKELAGK; encoded by the coding sequence ATGTTAAACTTTGATACGCTTTGGGATTACAATCACCCGGAAGAAACCGAACAGAAATTTATAAGTTTGTTAACGGAGGCAGTGGAATCAGGAAGCAATGAATATTTGACTGAACTTTTGACTCAAATTGCACGTTCTCAAGGATTACAAGCAAAATATGAATTGGCGCATGAGACGCTTGATCGTGCAGAGAGTTTATTAAACAAGGATTTAATTGTGGCTAGAATTAGATATTTTCTGGAAAGAGGTAGAGTTTTTAATTCCTCTTTCAGACCACTAGATGCAGTTCCGCTATTCCTTCAGGCATGGGAATTGGGAATCCAATCTGGTGAGGATGATCATGCTGTTGATGCAGCGCATATGTTGGGAATTGCTGAAGCAACTTCGGAAAAACGAATGGAATGGAATTTAAAGGCGCTAGCGTATGCTGAAAAGCATCCTAAAGCCAGCCGTTGGTTAGGTTCGTTATATAACAACATCGGTTGGGCAAAAGTGGAGAATGGAAATTTGGAAGAAGCACTTGAATTATTTAAGCGTGCGTTGGATTTCCGTAAGGATCAAGGTAACTCAAATTCGGTGTTTATTGCAAAATGGTGTGTAGCCAAGGTGCTGCGTTTACTAGGTCAAGTGGAAGAGTCTTTTGCAATTCAGAAGGAATTACTTGCAGAAACGAAACAAACCACCAATCCGGATGGATATGTATTGGAGGAAATCGCAGAGTGTCTCCTATTACTAAACAGAAACGAGGAAGCAAAACAATACCTTTCTTTATGCTACGATCGCTTAATACTCGATGACTACCTTGTATCAAATAATCCAGAACGCATAGCACGTATTAAGGAATTAGCAGGGAAATAA
- the istB gene encoding IS21-like element helper ATPase IstB produces MNHTVKEIQSHFKQLRLAETAEELPQLLREAEKSSWTYLEFLEAITHFELKKREAKSVERRLKWARFPYQKTLLEFSIEAQNSLSERQLTQLQEINWLEQQYNLILLGPPGVGKTHLAVGLGIEAINKGFQVYFVTMGELIQLLKTEEFAHKSQVQMKRLRASDLVIIDDLMYMAMDQREANLFFQMINHLYEQSSIILTSNKSPDQWGELMGDEGITTAILDRLLHRVEVVHMNGDSYRMKNRQNLF; encoded by the coding sequence TTGAATCATACCGTAAAAGAAATTCAGAGCCATTTCAAACAATTACGGTTAGCTGAAACAGCAGAGGAGCTCCCACAGCTCCTTCGCGAAGCTGAAAAATCTTCCTGGACCTATTTGGAATTCCTAGAGGCCATCACCCACTTTGAATTAAAGAAAAGAGAAGCTAAAAGTGTAGAAAGACGATTGAAGTGGGCACGATTCCCTTATCAGAAAACCCTACTGGAATTTAGTATTGAAGCACAAAATTCTTTAAGCGAACGCCAACTTACTCAACTCCAAGAAATAAATTGGCTGGAACAACAGTATAATTTGATCTTATTAGGACCACCAGGAGTAGGGAAAACACACTTAGCCGTAGGCTTAGGCATTGAGGCGATTAATAAAGGGTTTCAAGTGTACTTTGTGACCATGGGAGAATTAATTCAATTACTTAAAACAGAAGAATTTGCACATAAATCACAGGTGCAGATGAAACGATTAAGAGCTTCTGATTTAGTTATTATTGATGATTTAATGTACATGGCAATGGATCAACGTGAGGCAAATCTGTTCTTCCAAATGATCAATCATCTTTATGAACAAAGTTCAATTATCTTAACATCTAATAAGAGTCCAGATCAATGGGGAGAGTTAATGGGAGATGAAGGAATTACTACAGCTATTTTAGATCGCCTTTTACATCGTGTGGAGGTAGTACACATGAATGGAGACAGTTATCGGATGAAAAACCGGCAGAATTTATTTTAG
- the istA gene encoding IS21 family transposase codes for MLYLEIHQLAKRNLTVSQIANQFKISRTTVYKYLDMSFEEALQQFEEYKTRKKKLDVHLDWIVAWLEEYPHLSAAQIKDWLLEKFPNLEIGDSTVRLYVQEVREKYQIEKTAQIRQYEAIQQQPMGKQMQVDWGETKQKTVSKREIKLYFIAFVLAHSRQKYMEWQDRPFTTRDAIRCHENAFHFYGGMPNEIVYDQDHLLSVSENAGDLILTTDFQSYVKERNFRVHLCRKADPESKGMIENVVKFIKGNFADSRVFKDIDDWNERALQWLERTGNHNVHYTTKKRPVEVFLLEKQHLQPVSSLLSIESMNESSISRNVMKDNTVRFESNRYSVPIGTYKTKGNNQVFIEIKGSNDKQLIIRSSKNREVIAKHIISKEKGILIKNRNHGRDRSKGIEALKNGLLSAFENEEKAKVYIEKVLEKYPRYRRDHLEIFRSVSINDSTWLDKALEKCIKENMYSANDFKDVVLYLKKQSQQEPLVSIAHEKRPINKADIPVETRPLSTYTSILGGDVS; via the coding sequence GTGCTTTATTTAGAAATTCATCAACTCGCTAAAAGAAATTTAACAGTTTCTCAAATCGCAAATCAGTTTAAAATATCTCGAACGACAGTCTATAAATATTTAGATATGAGCTTTGAAGAGGCTTTACAACAATTTGAAGAATATAAAACAAGGAAGAAGAAATTAGATGTGCATCTGGATTGGATAGTTGCCTGGTTGGAAGAGTATCCACACTTAAGTGCGGCTCAGATTAAAGATTGGTTATTAGAAAAGTTTCCAAATCTAGAGATTGGGGACAGTACGGTTCGATTATATGTCCAAGAAGTGAGAGAGAAATATCAAATTGAAAAGACTGCTCAAATTAGACAGTATGAGGCAATACAACAACAGCCTATGGGGAAACAAATGCAAGTTGACTGGGGAGAAACAAAGCAGAAAACAGTGAGTAAAAGAGAAATAAAACTTTACTTTATCGCATTTGTTTTGGCACATTCACGCCAGAAATACATGGAATGGCAAGATCGTCCTTTTACAACAAGAGATGCGATTCGCTGCCATGAAAATGCCTTTCATTTTTATGGTGGAATGCCAAATGAAATAGTATACGACCAGGATCACTTACTGTCAGTTAGCGAGAACGCTGGTGATTTAATTCTAACTACCGACTTTCAGTCGTATGTTAAAGAACGAAATTTTCGGGTTCATCTATGTCGCAAGGCAGATCCAGAATCAAAAGGAATGATTGAAAATGTTGTCAAATTTATCAAAGGAAACTTCGCAGATAGTCGAGTTTTTAAAGATATTGATGACTGGAATGAACGAGCACTTCAGTGGCTAGAACGTACTGGAAATCACAATGTACATTACACAACGAAAAAAAGACCAGTAGAAGTGTTTCTCCTCGAAAAGCAACACTTACAACCGGTCTCTAGCCTACTTTCAATAGAAAGTATGAATGAGTCAAGTATATCAAGAAATGTAATGAAGGACAACACGGTTAGATTTGAGTCTAATCGATACTCCGTGCCGATAGGTACTTACAAAACAAAAGGAAATAATCAGGTATTCATTGAAATAAAGGGTTCAAATGACAAGCAGTTAATTATCAGAAGTAGTAAGAATCGCGAAGTCATAGCCAAACATATAATCAGCAAGGAAAAAGGTATTCTTATAAAGAATAGAAATCATGGTAGGGATCGTTCTAAAGGTATCGAGGCGTTAAAAAATGGGCTTCTATCAGCATTTGAAAATGAAGAGAAAGCTAAAGTGTACATAGAGAAAGTGCTGGAGAAATACCCGCGTTATCGTCGGGATCATTTAGAAATTTTCCGTTCAGTTTCGATAAATGATTCAACCTGGTTAGATAAGGCACTTGAGAAATGCATCAAAGAAAACATGTATAGCGCGAATGATTTTAAAGACGTTGTACTTTACTTAAAAAAACAATCTCAGCAGGAACCATTAGTTTCTATAGCACACGAGAAACGGCCGATTAATAAAGCCGATATACCAGTAGAAACACGCCCTTTAAGTACTTACACAAGCATTTTAGGAGGCGATGTTTCTTGA
- a CDS encoding histidine phosphatase family protein: protein MRTFIYMLRHGDSPKKGNERKRGLTEKGKLDAQRISDVLKDEGINTVISSPYTRSILTVEPLAKQIGQEILVFEDLKERIFSAEDERISDNDLYPLLEKSYLEPNFALDGGETNTDCQNRAVKVLEEILNTYIGKKVGIGTHGLVMTLMMGYYDLNYDLTFLHSSSKPDIYRMEFNGQELVEVKRLR, encoded by the coding sequence ATGAGAACTTTCATTTATATGCTGAGACACGGAGATTCACCAAAAAAAGGAAATGAAAGAAAACGAGGCTTAACTGAAAAAGGAAAATTAGACGCTCAAAGAATATCTGATGTTTTAAAGGATGAAGGGATTAACACTGTCATCTCAAGTCCATACACTCGATCAATATTAACTGTGGAGCCGTTAGCTAAACAAATAGGACAAGAAATTTTAGTATTTGAAGACTTAAAGGAAAGAATTTTTTCGGCTGAAGACGAGCGAATATCTGATAATGATTTATATCCTTTATTGGAAAAATCGTATTTGGAGCCAAATTTCGCTTTAGATGGAGGAGAAACGAATACAGATTGTCAAAATAGAGCTGTAAAAGTTTTAGAAGAAATATTAAATACTTATATAGGGAAAAAAGTAGGAATTGGCACTCACGGATTAGTAATGACTTTGATGATGGGATACTATGATTTAAATTATGATTTGACCTTTTTACATAGCTCATCAAAACCTGATATTTATAGAATGGAGTTTAATGGACAGGAATTAGTTGAGGTTAAGAGACTACGGTAA
- a CDS encoding GNAT family N-acetyltransferase: protein MAKKPPLDELLYTDELKKYHQNWGRKGDKALIAVDNAGTPVGAVWYRLFRREERGYGYVNDDTPELGIAIKKEVRGKGLGTKLMHSIIGEARSNSFKALSLSVDGNNTNTIELYRTLGFEEVGREGTSITMLLKITR from the coding sequence ATAGCGAAAAAACCACCACTAGATGAACTACTATATACAGATGAATTAAAGAAATACCACCAAAACTGGGGTCGAAAAGGTGATAAAGCGTTAATAGCGGTTGATAATGCAGGAACCCCTGTAGGTGCAGTATGGTATAGATTATTTCGCAGGGAAGAACGTGGGTATGGCTACGTGAACGATGATACGCCAGAATTAGGAATTGCTATTAAAAAAGAAGTAAGGGGAAAGGGATTAGGTACTAAATTAATGCATTCAATAATCGGAGAAGCGAGAAGTAATAGCTTTAAAGCATTATCATTAAGTGTTGATGGTAATAATACGAATACTATAGAACTCTACCGTACCTTAGGTTTTGAAGAGGTAGGGAGAGAAGGAACTTCAATCACTATGTTGTTAAAAATAACGAGATAG
- a CDS encoding class I SAM-dependent methyltransferase, with the protein MANYGEDLFKGAALYYSRYRPIYPASLIRFLITRFNLDGSGQMLDLGCGDGRLALRLTDWFEKIVGVDMEPEMIQLAQTLSREYRIENTERFIGDVEKYKSKFKDEFRMVTIAKAFHWMDRPVVLDHLYEMISDGGGIAIIDNFSPTGVLLPWQKKVRDVVDHWYGNERRAGNTIYSHPEITHQEIIANSKFDLEVHQIPPYELYWTINSIIGNHYSTSYGSKRFLGENVTSFEEHLKEELLAIDPTGVFIEEINTSVKLAFKK; encoded by the coding sequence TTGGCAAATTACGGTGAGGATCTATTCAAGGGTGCAGCATTATATTATTCACGATATAGGCCAATATATCCTGCTTCCTTGATAAGGTTTTTAATAACTAGATTTAATTTGGATGGAAGTGGCCAAATGTTAGATTTAGGCTGCGGAGATGGTAGATTAGCTTTAAGATTAACTGATTGGTTTGAAAAAATAGTTGGAGTTGACATGGAACCTGAGATGATTCAACTAGCACAAACTCTTAGCAGAGAATATCGGATTGAAAATACAGAGCGGTTTATTGGGGATGTTGAAAAATATAAAAGCAAATTCAAGGATGAGTTCAGAATGGTCACTATTGCCAAGGCTTTTCACTGGATGGATAGACCAGTCGTTCTAGATCATTTATATGAAATGATTTCTGATGGAGGTGGTATAGCTATTATAGACAATTTTTCTCCAACTGGAGTTCTCTTGCCATGGCAAAAGAAAGTGAGAGATGTAGTAGACCATTGGTACGGAAATGAAAGAAGAGCTGGTAATACGATTTATTCCCATCCAGAAATCACACATCAGGAAATAATAGCAAATTCAAAATTCGATTTAGAAGTTCATCAAATTCCACCCTATGAACTATATTGGACAATCAATTCTATAATCGGGAATCACTATTCGACTTCTTATGGTTCTAAACGCTTTCTTGGAGAAAATGTTACTTCATTTGAAGAGCATTTAAAAGAAGAACTATTGGCCATTGATCCAACTGGTGTGTTTATAGAAGAAATTAATACATCGGTAAAATTAGCTTTTAAAAAATAG